Proteins encoded by one window of Lutibacter sp. A64:
- the rhaD gene encoding rhamnulose-1-phosphate aldolase, which translates to MGTIKLPNEVQKELNNVSKVAGYLWQREWAERNAGNISINLTSFFSKEEVKGIGTEVPFDFPKGAAGFVIYITGTGCYLRDLIDKIEEASCILYINEDATAYSIIWGGKREGFGPTCELISHASIHLFNSINHPENLAVVHTHPLELICMSHHELFNDEEELNRQLWMMCPEIKVFVPKGIHCTPYALSSTEPLAKVTIEAFKTRNISLWEKHGATATAPDVEKAWDFLDVANKGAKLLMMCWAAGFKPAGLSNKQLTELEQFT; encoded by the coding sequence ATGGGTACAATTAAACTTCCTAATGAAGTACAAAAAGAATTAAATAATGTCTCTAAAGTAGCCGGTTATTTATGGCAAAGAGAATGGGCTGAAAGAAATGCAGGAAATATTTCAATTAATTTAACATCTTTTTTTTCTAAAGAAGAAGTGAAAGGTATTGGTACAGAAGTGCCATTTGATTTTCCTAAAGGAGCTGCTGGCTTTGTAATTTATATTACTGGTACAGGCTGTTATCTAAGAGATTTAATAGATAAAATTGAAGAAGCTTCTTGTATACTTTATATCAATGAAGATGCAACTGCTTATTCAATTATTTGGGGAGGTAAAAGAGAAGGTTTTGGTCCTACTTGTGAATTAATTTCACATGCAAGTATACATTTGTTTAATTCAATTAATCATCCAGAAAATTTAGCAGTTGTACATACACATCCGTTAGAATTAATTTGTATGAGTCATCATGAATTATTTAATGATGAGGAAGAATTGAATAGACAATTATGGATGATGTGTCCTGAAATTAAAGTATTTGTACCTAAAGGAATTCACTGTACACCATATGCATTGTCTAGTACAGAGCCATTGGCAAAAGTAACTATAGAAGCTTTTAAAACAAGAAATATCTCTTTATGGGAAAAACATGGTGCAACTGCAACCGCACCAGATGTAGAAAAAGCCTGGGATTTTTTAGATGTAGCAAACAAAGGTGCTAAATTATTAATGATGTGTTGGGCTGCTGGGTTTAAACCCGCAGGACTTTCAAATAAACAATTGACAGAATTAGAACAATTTACATAG
- a CDS encoding helix-turn-helix domain-containing protein, producing the protein MKFVKDIELGDPSSNNQNFIDLKLRLLCCRYWLLDLWDCHDMVFPFWRLYWNKNEGGELIHQENIYKMDPKFLYIIPPFTSFSTQFTKNHKFNNGIHVNGKQLTSFYDENEYYDKHLIHFFVHFNLGIPFDNVYPGIFKIELTDYLKDKLHYLTNRLKIENSDFKLTFNLKLQAFIKEALTNIGPELWKAIDIDDRVLKVIRFIEINIGKKLSNSDLAEIVNMAPNSFSRLFKEEINVTLHNFIQNRKIAKACDLFEYTNKTIEEVAYSLGFSDRYHFSRVFKSVTRLTPASYKSGKYT; encoded by the coding sequence ATGAAGTTCGTAAAAGATATTGAATTAGGAGATCCTTCGTCAAATAATCAAAATTTTATCGACCTTAAATTAAGGTTGTTATGTTGCAGATATTGGTTGTTAGATTTGTGGGATTGCCATGATATGGTGTTTCCTTTTTGGAGGCTGTATTGGAATAAAAATGAAGGAGGCGAATTAATTCATCAAGAAAACATTTATAAAATGGACCCTAAATTTCTTTATATTATTCCACCTTTTACATCATTTTCTACACAGTTTACAAAAAATCATAAATTTAATAATGGTATTCATGTAAATGGAAAACAATTGACAAGTTTTTATGATGAAAATGAGTATTACGATAAACATTTAATTCATTTTTTTGTGCATTTTAACTTAGGAATTCCTTTTGATAACGTGTATCCAGGGATTTTTAAAATTGAATTAACCGATTACCTTAAAGATAAATTACACTATTTAACAAATAGATTAAAAATTGAAAACAGCGATTTTAAATTAACGTTTAACTTAAAATTACAAGCTTTTATAAAAGAGGCTCTTACTAATATTGGTCCAGAATTGTGGAAAGCTATCGATATTGATGATCGTGTTTTAAAAGTAATTCGATTTATTGAAATTAATATTGGTAAAAAATTAAGCAATTCAGATTTAGCTGAAATTGTAAATATGGCTCCAAATTCTTTTTCAAGATTGTTTAAAGAAGAAATAAATGTTACGCTACATAATTTTATTCAAAATAGAAAAATAGCTAAAGCTTGCGATTTGTTTGAGTATACGAATAAAACCATTGAAGAAGTTGCTTATAGTTTAGGGTTTTCAGATCGTTACCATTTTTCAAGGGTATTTAAATCTGTTACGCGGTTAACACCTGCAAGTTATAAATCTGGAAAATATACCTAG